In Juglans regia cultivar Chandler chromosome 13, Walnut 2.0, whole genome shotgun sequence, the following proteins share a genomic window:
- the LOC108994089 gene encoding putative aminoacrylate hydrolase RutD isoform X1, with translation MPFCTTGTQPGGADAELNDNGVKIFYRTYGQGPTKILLIIGLAGTHDSWGPQIKGLVGTDTPNDDETRTGDWNSDDNESGSGIQICAFDNRGMGRSSVPTKKSEYTTKIMAKDAIAMLDHLGWESAHVFGHSMGAMIACKLAAMVPERVLSLALLNVTGGGFECFPKLDRQTLSIAIRFLRAKTPEQRAAVDLDTHYSKREYLEEYVGPNTRKTILYQEYVRCISATGMQSNNGFEGQVNACWTHKMTRLEIERIHSAGFLVSVIHGRHDIIAQLYYARRLAEKLQPVARMIELHGGHLVSHERTEEVNQALLELIKASEVKINPHEWTNLPKKTSGWIGTRMALIRVNMEGGSNVSFPFYLLSQLHIFLLYLFGLFFMVFEYGRRALKGFKTVRVGPSLALPNGE, from the exons ATGCCTTTTTGCACGACTGGGACACAACCAGGCGGTGCAGACGCAGAGCTCAACGACAATGGAGTCAAAATCTTTTACAGAACCTACGGTCAGGGACCCACAAAGATCCTCCTCATAATAG GATTGGCAGGGACCCACGATTCATGGGGTCCACAGATCAAGGGGCTAGTGGGAACCGATACGCCCAATGACGATGAAACGAGAACCGGCGATTGGAATTCAGATGACAATGAGAGTGGCAGTGGTATCCAGATATGTGCGTTTGACAACCGTGGAATGGGTCGGAGCTCCGTACCCACCAAAAAATCTGAATACAC AACAAAGATTATGGCGAAGGATGCAATTGCGATGTTGGATCATTTGGGGTGGGAAAGTGCCCATGTTTTTGGACATTCAATGG GAGCTATGATAGCTTGCAAGTTAGCAGCAATGGTGCCCGAAAGAGTGCTGTCATTGGCTTTACTTAATGTAACAGGTGGAGGCTTTGAATGTTTTCCGAAG CTCGATCGACAAACATTATCAATTGCAATCCGTTTCTTACGGGCCAAAACTCCCGAGCAACGAGCAGCTGTTGACTTGGACACCCACTACTCAAAG CGG GAATATCTTGAGGAGTATGTTGGGCCAAAcacaagaaaaacaattttatatCAA GAATATGTAAGATGTATATCAGCAACTGGAATGCAGTCTAACAATGGTTTTGAGGGTCAAGTCAATGCTTGCTGGACACATAAAATGACACGATTGGAAATTGAACGGATCCATTCTGCTGGATTTCTTGTTTCAGTCATTCATGGCAG GCATGATATAATTGCTCAACTATATTATGCGCGGAGACTTGCAGAGAAGCTACAGCCTGTTGCTAGAATGATAGAACTTCATGGAGGTCATCTAGTGAGCCACGAGAGGACCGAAGAG GTCAATCAAGCACTTCTTGAACTGATAAAGGCATCAGAAGTGAAGATCAATCCTCACGAATGGACTAATTTGCCAAAGAAAACTTCTG GGTGGATAGGAACAAGGATGGCGTTAATCAGAGTAAACATGGAGGGGGGAAGCAATGTCTCTTTCCCGTTTTACTTGCTATCACAGCtgcatatttttctcttatacCTCTTTGGTCTCTTTTTTATGGTATTCGAGTATGGAAGAAGGGCTCTAAAAGGTTTTAAAACAGTTAGAGTTGGACCTTCTTTGGCATTACCTAATGGTGAATGA
- the LOC108994089 gene encoding putative aminoacrylate hydrolase RutD isoform X2, whose protein sequence is MPFCTTGTQPGGADAELNDNGVKIFYRTYGQGPTKILLIIGLAGTHDSWGPQIKGLVGTDTPNDDETRTGDWNSDDNESGSGIQICAFDNRGMGRSSVPTKKSEYTTKIMAKDAIAMLDHLGWESAHVFGHSMGAMIACKLAAMVPERVLSLALLNVTGGGFECFPKLDRQTLSIAIRFLRAKTPEQRAAVDLDTHYSKEYLEEYVGPNTRKTILYQEYVRCISATGMQSNNGFEGQVNACWTHKMTRLEIERIHSAGFLVSVIHGRHDIIAQLYYARRLAEKLQPVARMIELHGGHLVSHERTEEVNQALLELIKASEVKINPHEWTNLPKKTSGWIGTRMALIRVNMEGGSNVSFPFYLLSQLHIFLLYLFGLFFMVFEYGRRALKGFKTVRVGPSLALPNGE, encoded by the exons ATGCCTTTTTGCACGACTGGGACACAACCAGGCGGTGCAGACGCAGAGCTCAACGACAATGGAGTCAAAATCTTTTACAGAACCTACGGTCAGGGACCCACAAAGATCCTCCTCATAATAG GATTGGCAGGGACCCACGATTCATGGGGTCCACAGATCAAGGGGCTAGTGGGAACCGATACGCCCAATGACGATGAAACGAGAACCGGCGATTGGAATTCAGATGACAATGAGAGTGGCAGTGGTATCCAGATATGTGCGTTTGACAACCGTGGAATGGGTCGGAGCTCCGTACCCACCAAAAAATCTGAATACAC AACAAAGATTATGGCGAAGGATGCAATTGCGATGTTGGATCATTTGGGGTGGGAAAGTGCCCATGTTTTTGGACATTCAATGG GAGCTATGATAGCTTGCAAGTTAGCAGCAATGGTGCCCGAAAGAGTGCTGTCATTGGCTTTACTTAATGTAACAGGTGGAGGCTTTGAATGTTTTCCGAAG CTCGATCGACAAACATTATCAATTGCAATCCGTTTCTTACGGGCCAAAACTCCCGAGCAACGAGCAGCTGTTGACTTGGACACCCACTACTCAAAG GAATATCTTGAGGAGTATGTTGGGCCAAAcacaagaaaaacaattttatatCAA GAATATGTAAGATGTATATCAGCAACTGGAATGCAGTCTAACAATGGTTTTGAGGGTCAAGTCAATGCTTGCTGGACACATAAAATGACACGATTGGAAATTGAACGGATCCATTCTGCTGGATTTCTTGTTTCAGTCATTCATGGCAG GCATGATATAATTGCTCAACTATATTATGCGCGGAGACTTGCAGAGAAGCTACAGCCTGTTGCTAGAATGATAGAACTTCATGGAGGTCATCTAGTGAGCCACGAGAGGACCGAAGAG GTCAATCAAGCACTTCTTGAACTGATAAAGGCATCAGAAGTGAAGATCAATCCTCACGAATGGACTAATTTGCCAAAGAAAACTTCTG GGTGGATAGGAACAAGGATGGCGTTAATCAGAGTAAACATGGAGGGGGGAAGCAATGTCTCTTTCCCGTTTTACTTGCTATCACAGCtgcatatttttctcttatacCTCTTTGGTCTCTTTTTTATGGTATTCGAGTATGGAAGAAGGGCTCTAAAAGGTTTTAAAACAGTTAGAGTTGGACCTTCTTTGGCATTACCTAATGGTGAATGA